In Haematobia irritans isolate KBUSLIRL chromosome 1, ASM5000362v1, whole genome shotgun sequence, a genomic segment contains:
- the LOC142242949 gene encoding low molecular weight phosphotyrosine protein phosphatase 2-like, translating into MPKKILMVCMANICRSPMAEAIMRQALQRTNVHEDWIVDSAALVGYHSGSLPEERALSVLKNHGISYDKEARVITTDDFLNADYIFGMDSDNVAELKKRALPECKGKIMLLGEFGLNENEKNIHDPYYFLGEAPFEEVYEKCVKACKAFIREVVLRENGSSLQS; encoded by the exons ATGCCCAAGAAAATCCTAATGGTTTGCATGG CAAACATCTGTCGATCCCCAATGGCGGAAGCCATAATGAGACAAGCTCTTCAACGTACCAATGTCCATGAAGATTGGATTGTCGATAGTGCAGCTCTTGTTGGATATCATAGTGGTTCCTTACCTGAAGAGCGAGCTttgagtgttttaaaaaatcatGGAATTTCATATGACAAAGAAGCTCGAGTAATAACAACGGATGACTTTTTGAATGCAGATTATATATTTGGCATGGACTCAGATAATGTAGCAGAATTAAAGAAACGAGCCTTGCCAGAATGCAAAGGGAAAATTATGTTACTGGGTGAATTTGgtttaaatgaaaatgaaaaaaatattcacgatCCATACTAT TTTTTGGGCGAAGCACCATTTGAGGAGGTTTACGAAAAATGTGTAAAAGCTTGCAAAGCATTTATTAGGGAGGTTGTATTGAGAGAAAATGGATCTTCCCTACAGAGCTGA